ccatgcatctgctgccattgtccttctaggcggtagaagtcactggtttggaaggtgctgttgaagaagcctcagCGAGTTGCTACAGTACATCTGTACACACTGCaaacactgtgcatcggtggtggagggagtgactgtttaagttggtggacggggtgccaatcaagcaggatccattgtcctagatggtgttgagtttcttcagTGTTGGCGCTGCAATCATCTAGACAAGcaaagagtattccattacattcctgacttgtggattgtagatggtggacaggctttgagattTAGAAGGTAAATacacaacctctgacctgctcttgtagccacagtatttatctgactggtccagttaagtttctggtcaatggtgacctccaggatgttgattgtgggggttcaatgatcgtaatgccattgaatgtcaaaggttgCGGAGGGTGAGGTGTTGGTGGTTAaactctctcttgttagagatggtcattgcctcacacttgtgtggtgtgaatgttgcttGACACTtatcaagcctgaatgctgtccaggtcttgctgcatgtggacatggactgcttcattatctgaggcattaTGAATGCAATTGAACATCAGCAAACAGCCcagtttctgaccttatgatggagggaaggtcattgatgaagcagctgaagattgttgagcCTACGACGCTGTCCTGGGGCTCTCTTGCagcgatgccctggggctgagatgattggcctcctttgtgctaggtatagctCCAGCTGTAGATTCACAAAATGGGACACTTTTCTGTTACTGTATTCTTGACAGATTTTCAGGAAAGGAAAGACACATTGGTTCAGTTGATGAAAGTCCTTCATATGAGAGAATGCCTTTTTATCATTGCTGTGGTACTGCTTGGAGGCAGATGCTGTTTGCATCTTCCTGAGCAATGGTTACTTGAGGAAAGGCTTTGGACATTTGTGATATTTGTCCTTGGCTACTCTTATAGTGTCTGAATTATCTACACTGCTAACTTCCATAATCCATTTTAATTTGATAAAACAAAATTTCACATTTGTAATTTTGCCTCTTTTATTATACTTCACAGTGGAATAATGAATGTGTCATATTTGGTTATTAGAACCATCATCTGGCCCTAAATAGTTAGTTTACTTTGGCACGAGTACATAGATTGTCCCCATAAGTAAATAAATGGTTATAGAAAACAAAATGTAGTGCAAAGTGCAAAATGATCCttagaatttaattctgagaaagaATTTAAATATGATTAGGAAAAAAAGTAATAGCAAATAGACAAAAGAAAACATTTGATTGATTAAATTTGAATGAAATGAGCACATACCCCTGTGGCGAAGTACACCATTATCAGAAGATGAACATCTATGTTATTATATCGGGTCCATGCTTTAGCTGAATAATTTCATTACATTAATTCTACTCCAAGTACTCATCTCTAAATAGCCAGGCCAGCTGCATTCATTTGCATTGCAGAATTTTTTAGCCATCACTGAATTAGTTGCCTGTTGTTGTCTCTAGTTATTTTTCTCTATAGCTATTTGAGGTTTAAATGCCACATTTGAATTGATGGAAGTttttctgatatgttttgctagatTTCCAATATGTGAACATTTAGACTTGAAGCCAAGGTAAATTTAATTTCCTAGTTATTAAAATATGTATCTTCTGACCTTCATTTAATTTATTTCctttaaagaattttttttttttacaagcagTATTACATAGAATTCCATAGACTGTAGAGTACAGGAACATACctgtgtttctgctccacatgagccttctctcACCCTTTTtcctctaaccctatcagcataaccttccattcctttctccctcatgtttatttaGCTTCCCGTCAAATAcatttatgctgttcacctcaactactccttgtggtagtgagttccacattctaaccactctctagctaaagaagtttctcctgaattccctgttggatttattagtgactatctatgGTCTCTACTTTTGTCTCCTTCACAGGTGAAAACATctactctacatctaccctattgaaactttcataattttaaagatcacgATCAGGTCACCATCCGCAATTTATGATGATTTGATGGTGGTTGACAGTGTGGGAATTGGCTGGGTTATTTTGTTCGTGGATAGGACACATTTTCAGGTAGGTCGcagtttcattgtagccctgcaacagATTGGCTAGAGGGCAGCTAGTCTGATGCCCAGTTCTTCAACTCTAGAGCTGGGATGTTGGCAGTGCCCATAGCTTCATCTGTGTCCAGTGCATTCAGATTCTTCATAACGTCACGTGGAGTAAACCGAATAGGCTAACATTGGCATACCGGGAAGAGGCTGAATAGGATTATCCTTTTGGCTGAAGACACTTGCAAACACATCatgcttatagaatcatagaatcatagaaagatacagcactgaaacaggcacttcggcccaccgagtctgtgccgaccatcaaccacccatttatactaatcctacattaatcccatattcccaccacctacctacactaggggcaatttacaacggccaatttacctatcctgcaagtctttggcggtgggaggaaacaggagcacccggcggaaacccacgaggtcacagggagaacttgcaaacgccacacaggcaatacccagaactgaacccgggtcgccggagctgtgaggctgcggtgctaatcactgcgccacggtgccgccCAAAATTACACCATTCGACACTCTTATTAATATCTGCTTAACTGGCCAGCAATGGAATACTATTGAAATACATGCTATAGCAGCAATGAATTCAAAAAGAAACATGTCCTAACAATTACCCAACTGTTTGCAGGAAATGTGATGCCACTGTTGTTTACAGTCTTTTAGTCTTCATTTCTACACTTGCAAGATTGTCATGGTAACATTATGATATCATGCTATCTAACCAATCTTCCAGTTCCTCCTCAGAGTTAAGCTTCTTAACTGTTTCTGCTGCTTGTGAATTTGTACTGTCTGTCATGTCGGCACCAGACGAGTCAGTTGAAGTATTAACTGTTCCAGGGTCACAGAGAACTTCTACATCCTGAGCTCCCTTTAAGAAAATATCATTACTTTTGCTGACAGGCGTTTCTAATTGAAGTAAAAAATCCAGCTCCTCGTCTAGCTTGTCTGGTGGTTGCTGAGATGCAGGAGGAGCATTCTCAGGTGCTTGTGTTACAGGTTTGAGCATGAGGCTGAAGGTATTTTTGCCTGGATCCCCAGGCACAGAGTTGACTGGGATGTTGTCCACAGCTGTTGCTTGTGCTCTAAACTGGCTAAATTTGCTTAGGGCATCATGCATACACATCATTCTCATCTGTGGTAGTTCTGCAGGAGGAGTTATCTGTACCAACTCAGCTTCCACATTCAGTCTAAGGTAGAGGGGGAGTTCCTGAAGGGACTGAGCCAGGGATTGACAGTCTACAAACAAAGGTGATATCTGTTTACTAGAAGGAACCTCTacttcccactccttttcctcagcAAAGCGGAACTGTGCAAATGAATCACCTGCCGAACTCAGCAGCTTATCTCTGGAACTGATGTGATGAGCTCCACCATGGTTGACTGTGGGGATGTTAATGGAGCTGCCTGCTCTTTTCAGTCATTTGTTTATCCACCAGAATTCTCAGCAGGATGTGGTAGGGCtactggttatgggatcacttaggtcTATCTATAGCCTGCTGCTTTTGACATTTAGCATCTCAGGTAGCCCTGCGTAATAGCTTCACTAAGCTCAAGGGTATGCCTGACCTGTGAAGTTACAGATTGCAAAGGTACTGCTCCCCATGGCTTGCAGACtctaatggatgcccagttttgagctgctagatctgtcttTAGCCTATCACTAACATGGTGAAGGTGTAACATTGTACAATGGATAATTTCATCACAGTGGAGATgagactttgttttcacaaggaccAAGTCTTCTTTGAAGGAACTAGTATCAGAATATAAGAGATTTAGTTagagttagagagatacagcactgaaacaggcccttcgacccaccgagtctgtgccaaccatcaaccacccatttatatcaatcctacattaatcccatattcctgaccacatccccatcttccctcaattctccaaccacctacctacactaggggcaatttacaatggccaatttatctatcaacctgcaggtctttagctgtgggaggaaaccagagcacccagtggaaacccacgtggtcacggagaacttgcaaactccacacagccagtacccagaactgaacctgggttgctggagctgtgaggctgcagtgttaaccactgcgccacccgaaGATAGTAGTATCTTCATAACAGAAAGAAAAtggaacctatctatatcagtttgACACAATAGTTGTATTCTTGTCTCTAAGTCAGTAAATGATAGTGTAGGGTTCATGCCCTAATGCAGTATTTGGGAACATATTCTTCACTGCAGTATTGAggggctgctgcattgtcacaaatgctgggcaggattttattctgcacttggagatgggaatggaggtgggaggggcacacaaaatggcatggggtgaCATTGGGCGCGTGCCCGACGTTGTCCtggccccatgccattttgtcaggggcagggaaggccgaagactgccttcccaccccaggtcaattgaggcctGGTCACTTAAGGGCAGCCTCTTGCCTTCGCTCCCATTTTGCAGGTTTGAGGGGCCTGCTGCCACGTGGAGACACCACAGACTCGGGGGGGTTGTTCCTCCTCTGGGGGCAATacatggcccatggaggacccccacggcGGCAATGGCCAACCTCCAGTAAGACCCACCACCCGCCCTCGCCAACCCGCACCACCCACTTACCAGAGCCTGCCTGACTTGCTGCGGCATCTCCAACCCCACCTACCTGCCTCCTGTGGTCTCCTCCATTTTCGGTagtgcaggcctcctgcagtactgacagtggccacactgattggccggcagccctGGAGGCAGGAGCTTTttcccttaaagggacggtgttCCCaatagcaggcagttaattggctgcccgccatagAATTCCGCCAGGGGTCTGACAAAGGGCCGAAGTGGGGTCTCCCCCTACCTTCTGGTCTGCAGCCATGACCCTTATTGCCAGGATAAAATCTGACCCGGTGTCCCTCTCTGTCTATTCCACTGATtattctgtaactctctgaagaagAATAGAGTTCACCCAGGGTCCTGTCAATATTCATCCCGCAAGCAACACCAGAAAATCATTTCTGGTCATGTATCTTATTTGTGTGTTGGACCTTGAATGTACAAATTGCCTGCCGACAGAACAGTGACTTCAAAAATAATTTAttgcttgtgaagcactttggaatattcTAAGGATGGGAAAGTCCCTATAAAAATGGAATATTTTTCTTTTTATTGATTCTATGCTTATGGTGGCTGGAACTGAGAACAAACTTCTAAATATTTTAGTAAGTCTGTGGACAGTTATTATTCGAAAAGTTTATCTTTAATTACAGTACAGGCGCTCATTTTCTGCACAGCATTTTCAAGCTTGTATAATTTGTCACCATTTCCTTGTCACTTCAGGTTCAGCACACATTTGATGGCATAAACATGAGTGTGGGTGGATGTTTATGGCTGTAATTGTGATAATTGTTCATAGATGGTAAGATATTGTTGATGGGTCTGAGATCTACAAGGTTATTAGTGCTACATACTGATCACATCACACCACACCTTTACTTTAAAGAATTGAAATATAATTAGAGTCGATGAAAATCTCCTGCAGATTGTGCAACATCAATGAATTGTTCCTATGTTTGCAATAAATTAGAAAAAATAGAATAAAAGAAATTTGGATCTGGAATTCACCATTTTATTTCCTTGCTAGATTAGATTACATGACAACTAAAGCACTGTCTTACTTCTAATGACTATCAGCTGCGCCCACACTACACCCACATCGTTAAACTTAACAGACCGTATTTCTGCAATTCTTCCATCTATATAAATTTATCAAAATGATGAGCACTCATTGCAATATTCAAATTGGTCTCCATTCCACTTTCCACTTCCGACCATTAAAATCATAGGAAGCCTTTCCTTTGACCAAAATTGACCTAAGTCTCATCTGCTATTTATATTAGAATCAAACAGGTTAGGAAGCAATGTGTAATTTCCAGTCCTGGATTCAAATGAGGACGCCTTTGACCTTAAAAAAACTTCAATACCAGTGGACGATAAAGCAGTATTCGACCAGTTCTAATGGTTCTCAACTTGGATATCCTTTCAATTGGTACCCAAGACCAAAAAGAATTGCAATTTGCATCATTGTATATTGAGTTATTTACTAACTGGTTAGTTAAGGTTGCATGAGCGATGAGGATCCAAAACATCAAGGTATTCTTGCAGAAGCAGAAACATTCTTTAAATTTAAGATAT
The Heterodontus francisci isolate sHetFra1 chromosome 25, sHetFra1.hap1, whole genome shotgun sequence genome window above contains:
- the LOC137384021 gene encoding cell death regulator Aven-like — encoded protein: MASEQRLRKPRKKLDLHENQCCITSAATSVTSRYTEKCKCQAVMSSTEIIIIQSHVSETSGNLTDEKRHEGPDLRAGSSINIPTVNHGGAHHISSRDKLLSSAGDSFAQFRFAEEKEWEVEVPSSKQISPLFVDCQSLAQSLQELPLYLRLNVEAELVQITPPAELPQMRMMCMHDALSKFSQFRAQATAVDNIPVNSVPGDPGKNTFSLMLKPVTQAPENAPPASQQPPDKLDEELDFLLQLETPVSKSNDIFLKGAQDVEVLCDPGTVNTSTDSSGADMTDSTNSQAAETVKKLNSEEELEDWLDSMIS